One Myotis daubentonii chromosome 12, mMyoDau2.1, whole genome shotgun sequence genomic region harbors:
- the SUPT7L gene encoding STAGA complex 65 subunit gamma → MLRYWGEIPISSSQTNRSSFDLLPREFRLVEVHDPPLHQPSANKPKPPTMLDIPSEPCSLTIHTIQLIQHNRRLRNLIATAQAQNQQQTEGVKTEESEPLPSCPGSPPLPDDLLPLDCKNPNAPFQIRHSDPESDFYRGKGEPVTELSWHSCRQLLYQAVATILAHAGFECANESVLETLTDVAHEYCLKFTKLLRFAVDREARLGQTPFPDVMEQVFHEVGIGSVLSLQKFWQHRIKDYHSYMLQISKQLSEEYERIVNPEKASEDTKPVKIKEEPVSDITFPVSEELEADLASGDQSLPMGVLGAQSERFPSNLEVEASPQASSTEVNASPLWNLAHVKMEPQESEEGNVSGHGVLGSDVFEEPMSGMSEAGIPQSPDDSDSSYGSHSTDSLMGSSPVFNQRCKKRIRKI, encoded by the exons atgttgagaTACTGGGGAGAGATACCAATCTCATCAAGCCAGACCAACAGAAGCTCCTTTGATTTGCTGCCTCGGGAGTTCCGCCTGGTGGAAGTCCATGACCCACCGCTGCACCAACCCTCCGCCAACAAGCCCAAGCCCCCTACGATGCTGGATATCCCCTCAGAGCCATGCAGCCTCACCATCCATACCATTCAGCTAATCCAGCACAACCGGCGCCTGCGCAACCTCATTGCTACAGCTCAGGCCCAGAATCAGCAACAGACGGAAGGTGTAAAGACTGAAGAGAGCGAACCTCTTCCCTCTTGCCCTGGGTCACCTCCTCTTCCTGATGACCTCCTGCCTTTAGATTGTAAGAATCCCAATGCACCATTCCAGATTCGGCACAGTGACCCAGAAAGTGACTTTTATCG TGGGAAAGGGGAACCTGTGACTGAACTCAGCTGGCACTCCTGCCGGCAGCTCCTCTACCAGGCAGTGGCCACCATCCTGGCCCATGCAGGCTTCGAGTGTGCAAATGAAAGTGTCCTGGAGACCCTAACTGACGTGGCACATGAGTATTGCCTTAAGTTCACCAAGTTGCTGCGCTTTGCTGTGGATCGGGAGGCCCGGCTGGGGCAGACGCCTTTTCCTGACGTCATGGAGCAGGTATTCCATGAAGTGGGCATTGGcagtgtgctctccctccagAAGTTCTGGCAGCACCGCATCAAGGACTATCACAGTTACATGCTACAG ATCAGTAAGCAACTTTCTGAAGAGTATGAAAGGATTGTCAATCCTGAGAAGGCCTCAGAGGACACTAAACCTGTAAAGATCAAGGAGGAACCTGTGAGTGACATCACCTTCCCGGTCAGCGAGGAACTGGAGGCTGACCTTGCTTCTGGAGACCAGTCACTGCCCATGGGAGTCCTCGGGGCTCAGAGCGAGCGCTTCCCGTCTAACCTGGAGGTTGAGGCTTCACCACAGGCTTCAA GTACAGAGGTAAATGCTTCCCCTCTTTGGAATCTGGCGCACGTGAAAATGGAGCCTCAAGAGAGCGAAGAAGGCAATGTCTCTGGGCACGGCGTGCTGGGCAGCGACGTCTTCGAGGAGCCCATGTCAGGCATGAGTGAAGCTGGAATCCCCCAGAGCCCGGATGACTCAGACAGCAGCTACGGCTCCCACTCCACTGATAGCCTCATGGGATCCTCCCCCGTTTTCAACCAGCGCTGCAAGAAGAGgattaggaaaatataa